DNA sequence from the Pseudophryne corroboree isolate aPseCor3 chromosome 6, aPseCor3.hap2, whole genome shotgun sequence genome:
tgcgtgaccaagacacgcaactccctcttagtgaatgctggctgtcttttcttacgtctggaggtagcctgtgaggtttcttcctgctgctcctcaccatcttcctcctcactagcagcttctgtctgttgtgtttgtgtggctaatgctgattcctcctcagtttgtccagtatgtgtgtgtggcagggtatccccactcaattgttggggctcagaagcagacatttgcagagtagtaggtcctgcctcttcacaatccgcagaggcgtattccatcatccgtttctggcactctaggcgttttttcgccaatgccatctgctgctctgcaatgctggccatctctgctgctatttcctcacgagaagccatgtttgcgatgacgtgtgtacgccgaggtgtgtgcttatttatacctacgggcggggcgttcattcacacaggtgtacagtgttaatcttggtaatgattgcactgcttatttaagggcctactttgcacgctgtgagtgttggtagtttggagtttatttGTCATTTTGGAGTTTGTTGTGCTGTGCGTTAAGGTGCTATTGtgcttttcagagtgagtaattgtcaagcatacatttgtccgtttgttcgcgtttagaatatagacGGTATAGCAGTATTTTTGCGAAaatccgtttgtgagtattcgtgcattcgTCTGGTTCCTAATGTTTTTTACAAATTATATTTTTGAagattatttgtaaatattttttacatatatatatatttggtttctccattttttaaactaaacctgtgcttcagtgttgctgttgtgtggactaatgttagtatgttgtttttaatgtcatttttgttctcttgtaggtgtatttatctgggtgaagtaaccccttttttttgtttacaaagagtgtgatttagaacacaaatttgactgttgttttctttggagcaggtaagtgcccttggcctgtgttggtgcctgtttgtgttaatggtctctatgttgtctttaatgtcatttttgttctcttgtaggtgtatttatctgggtgaagtaaccccttttttttgtttacaaagagtgtgatttagaacacaaatttgactgttgttttctttggagcaggtaagtgcccttggcctgtgttggtgcctgtttgtgttaatggtctctatgttgtttttaatgtcatttttgttctcttgtaggtgtatttatctgggtgaagtaaccccttttttttgtttacaaagagtgtgatttagaacacaaatttgactgttgttttctttggagcaggtaagtgcccttggcctgtgttggtgcctgtttgtgttaatggtctctatgttgtttttaatgtcatttttgttctcttgtaggtgtatttatctgggtgaagtaaccccttttttttgtttacaaagagtgtgatttagaacacaaatttgactgttgttttctttggagcaggtaagtgcccttggcctgtgttggtgcctgtttgtgttaatggtctctatgttgtctttaatgtcatttttgttctcttgtaggtgtatttatctggtgaagtaaccccttttttttgtttacaaagagtgtgatttagaacacaaatttgactgttgttttctttggagcaggtaagtgcccttggcctgtgttggtgcctgtttgtgtttgttcaaagtgttttgcttatgtttgtctgcCATCTTGATAAGAAATGTTAAATATATTTCAAGGATTGTTGGGCAAAgcagtgctgttcttgcctgtactagctactaaagggatAACTTTGGTTGTTGTGTTGTAATGTTTTTTTTGCCTACTTTGCTTTATTTGTTtgaaggtgtttgtgatgtgtttgatgctctgagtatattgttttttgatatttatattaaaatgtttttaaaatatgtAGCTTTCtaacttttatattttttataccCTTTTTGTTAACATTTTCATTTTGATCCGGAATTGAACACAGAAAATATgtcttatgctcctgcagtaagttgacactcccttttttaaaaaatgttttgttgtATATTTTTTGAGGTTTgcttttgtcttattcaacatatctgttatatttttttaaagtgtgtgatggcagtgtttatcgcagcagaagccctacctccccaacccacggcagcactcccaccccaaccgccagccccacaaccacaaccggctcctcatcaaccaaggcaacggaggcgtgctaggccaccaattttccaaccccgtgtcctactttttgggatgccagatgatgttgttgtgcgtagatacaggctgccaccacatctaatcctagacactctctccataatagagagtgatctggagtcttcaattcggtatcctacagcaataccaccattgacacaattccttgctgtgttacatttttttgcTACATGCTCTtatcagcatgtggttggagacctggctggcatgtcgcagggccagttcagtaaggtcctgcggcgtgtctgccgtgctttcctaaagcgtgtgaagcaatttattgctatgcctttggatgttggtgccctagatgtggtgaagcggcaatttgaggaaggtggtagtcgcttcccacatgttattggggttgtggatggcacacatgtagctattcagccaccaagacataatgaagaaatttttaaaaacaggaaactgtttcattctctgaatgtaatggttgtttgtgggccatccctccagatcctttccctgaatgcaaagtttcccggaaactcccatgatgcgtatgtcattagacaatcagggatatggcacagattaagatcaaggcaacgagaagacatgtggttattgggtgagttggcccaCTATTTTTGGCCTGAAATTactaattttaaaaaaatatactctttctaatttgttattctcatcaaacaggagaccgtggatatccttgcaccccctggctcatggctccttaccgtaatcccaggccaggaccacagacggcatttaactccgcgcttactgccactaggcagctggtggagcgcacaattggggtccttaaagggcggtttcgtgtgctccaccgcactggtggcgacatcatgtattcgccggagatggcaagtaaactagtggtcctgtgcgctatactacacaacatcgcggtaaggagtagcgtagagcttcctcagacagaggaattgcctgatgaggagccaggggttgtccgacacttcggtggggggagtgttacacggagggggagccaagtcagggcaagcattgttgcggaatatttcaggtatagtgttttaagATTCTCTTTTATAATCAAAATAAAACCACAGTATGCTTTTGTTTTTTGAATAATTTTGTCGTTTTGTTTGCTATTGTAAGGCCATTGTGTAATTATTTTTTGGCGTTggaatatgtaatatttatttgccactaaatccgttaacacgttaagcttacaatgtgttatttgcaaaaacaatactgtgatgttgctaaatagtgtccttatttgttttctatcctaaaatcctgtttatttcaacaaacacacaaacaaatgaaacttaatgttgtccactttgtgactgtccagctgaatgatcacacaaactgtggtgagtacacagatatgtatctaaatttacccaaaactgtgtgtgtgtctgtgtctgtttgttttgttttatgttttaattttttaaaaattccttctgcgaaagcgtatttccgctcgtgctaattaacactctgctcttcccagcattgcaaagatcaataaagttattagaaattacagcatagattttggaccaatcacatgctagcagacactataaatatatgcccaaataaggaaaacgccattgccatgatgcgtgcggcacctttcaccaggcgggagctccgcgtcctggttgcggtgatggaccgccgcgtaggccgcgtttggcgcttcatcccaaatcgggttaagcgcgaggcctacgcggaggtccgccgcctgctgcgttctcgcgtccgcagcaggcggacaataatacagttggagaggagatggagtgatctccgcaggaggactccagagctgttggcggagatccggcaGCAAATCCGCgcaatgcatgcacgcagtaagttacattacataagattattagcataaattgtgcaaatttacactaagtggtaggctaattgcaacactgagtgaacatttttttacaataggacagtgtgtgtggttagggcaaacagtactgactgtagcaaaatgtcaccaaacaagtgcatgttttccagaaaaaaaaaccaggcaggaaactgtacccaaaaacttgatcagtgctgtctatataataaggtggcttgaatagtgatctggtgatgttgcctagaccaatcaatatgactcaatggaatagattaaggaatgagcgtccAAATAATTGTTTGGACTCATttagtttgctgtgggcaacatgaagaggtttttaaaatgtttttttttgttaaaaaaaaaaaactgtgtcttttacatggaacagaacagtgaaatttacaattgtttagtatgtaatttaacatgcaaattaaattttaacacaaatatcattataggacgaccacaacggcaagcaaCACATGAGGCAccatctcagcccccttccccttctcactccccctccacttcccagtccccctccccttctcactccccctccccttcccaatccccctcagcttcccagtccccctcagcttcccaatccccctctgcttcccagtccccctcagcttcccaatccccctcagcttcccagtcaccctcagcttcccaggcccactccactttccactccccttctcagcccacctctccttctctttctgtgaccccttctcctccttcccataccccttctccttctacttccaaatcaccttctcagcccccctcaccctctattggcctaacattctctccgcccccctcgccctctcaatcagacccaccctctgaaataacatccccaatccctcctccttcccccatccagcctccttcccccatccctcctccttccccaatccctcctccttcccccatccagccgccttcccccatccagccgccttccccacccagtgaatgggcagaagaagcccctgaagaCATTTCTGGGAGtcatcatgttgcagaggaaagtaagtgttttaacattttaaaaaaaatgattacctacttacacttacaatgacaaaacatgcagtgttgtactgttggaattcttgtaccaaggaaaaATATTTGAGTtattcttcatggtctacatgttgcatttacatttttgtgagtgtcattatatgtacagtgtttacgTGTGCAATGTTttttgtgtccactctaggtcgacactcattaggtcgacagggttgccaggacaacagggtttatatgtgttaggttttctggtaaacagttagacctgagtggagtttagtatgttgttggtgttttacacttgtgcctgtgtattcttaatatttgcacttacaaatcacatgcttcactttgttaggcagcctaacgacacaatgatttgtggtgtgaaagttacactcacaaaatgattattggataaagtcaaacctgtttgaccttatttagtaagggcagctttcagggagtgtgttcatgctaggatatgttgtccttctgaagatgttgatatgcagtgtgatgatgcaggaccaaccccctaaaaaaaaaaaaaacgtcactccagatgtgaatgaatgccaacatggtgtaacattgacgaagatggtagttatctttaacatgggctgtcgcccatagcaaccaataagattatactttaaaattttggaaccacttctacaagataatattcttatttttgcttgtttgctatgggcaacgttccatcttaaatagaactcacatagtagtaaatgtaccccatggtctggtacacttttaaataaaaaaaaaaggctgagcaggcttgtgtgttgttctgctaatgattgtaccataaaacagccatgatgtagtaactttgccattaaagcaggcctgtccaaactgcggccctccaactgttgagaaactacacatcacagcatgccctgacacagcttttgcattccctgaccacaaaactgtgtcaaggcatgctggtatatgtagtttcacaacagctggagggatgcagtttggacatgcctgcattaaagtgtgctttgtgccttgcttgtataataagtaatgtgagtaagttattaatttTTATGttacctcttaatttcagatgttgccgttggagatcccacaacttttgcgggcattctggccaacATGCGCCAAAATCTTCTTGCCTTGCTGGATCATGTTGACCAGCTACAAAAATTTGCTTAATTACTGTTAAAATTCATTTTacattttctatttttattattataaaaaatatgacaaataaataaaaaaatatatatttcaagttaagcaggtgtttattatttattaatgcaataaaggaacagcagattgcctatcagacatttattaccttaaacatttcatacatctaacgtaagtttgtttaaaacattaaaaaaacatatgttgttattgtctaaataaacatgcagacaccttcattcacatactaaaactctacacccaaaataaacataaaacattagaccaggcacatttcaaacatctatatttatagttAAAAATATTAAATGTTGATgtccaattatggctacaaagtgctctTCAGGTATTTGaaaaatacttaattgatcatgaacattacaaatcatttcactaattggattcgtaattgaggagggcttgtggacttttaattgaaaggtgttattccacttaatagggaaaaaaaccattgtggtgcgtttgtccgcaaaagtgtgcacttttaagatgaatgtgtaaatctactaaaactttgtatttttacgatgtagtatgtgttaatgcgatggtttcgcattgctgcgatggtttcgcattgctgcgttctcatttggcgtacgcccactttgtgtaatactgcgtacgattgtgcaaaaatacgttgggggcggatgttcgcaaatttactacactaacgcaactttgcgaatatgttgtgcgaacgaaaaactgagcgatcaactcggaatgagggcctgtgtctgctgctaatatagactggatgataatgagatgaaatcaatatatatgtatatataatatcactagtactgcagccggacaggtatatattatatatttattatgtaatgactgatgacggacctgctggacactgtcagctcagcagcaccgcagactgctacagtaagctactatagtagtatgtataaagaagaaagaaaaaaaaaacaaccacgggtaggtggtatacaattatggatggactgccgagtgccgacacagaggtaactacagccgtggactaccgtactgtgtctgctgataatatagactggatgataatgagatgaaatcaatatatatgtatatataatatcactagtactgcagccggacaggtatatattatatatttattatgtaatgactgatgacggacctgctggacactgtcagctcagcagcaccgcagactgctacagtaagctactatagtagtatg
Encoded proteins:
- the LOC134934611 gene encoding uncharacterized protein LOC134934611, which encodes MAQIKIKATRRHVVIGGCPTLRWGECYTEGEPSQGKHCCGIFQLNDHTNCGRPQRQATHEAPSQPPSPSHSPSTSQSPSPSHSPSPSQSPSASQSPSASQSPSASQSPSASQSPSASQSPSASQAHSTFHSPSQPTSPSLSVTPSPPSHTPSPSTSKSPSQPPSPSIGLTFSPPPSPSQSDPPSEITSPIPPPSPIQPPSPIPPPSPIPPPSPIQPPSPIQPPSPPSEWAEEAPEDISGSHHVAEENVAVGDPTTFAGILANMRQNLLALLDHVDQLQKFA